Within Deltaproteobacteria bacterium, the genomic segment CGCCGTCATGACTGTGCTCGCGGTCGCCGTCCTCGCCTGTGCGACGGTTGCGACGGGGTTCCAGCTCTTCCAGGTCGCGGCCGCGTGGCGCTTCCTCCGCCGCGCACGCCGCGGAAGGCAGGCCGGGGCCCTGCCGCCCGTCACGGTGCTGAAGCCCCTCAAGGGCCCCGGCGTCGAGCTCTACGAGAACCTCGCGAGCTTCTGCAGGCAGAGCTATCCGAGCTACCAGATCGTGTTCGGCGTCGCGGACGCCCATGACCCGGCGGTGGCGGTGGTGCACCGTCTGCGGCGCGATTTTCCCGAACGCGACATCGTGCTCGCCGTCGGGAGCGGGCGCGGCACGAACCGCAAGGTCGCGAATCTCGAGCACATGATGCCCCACGCGC encodes:
- a CDS encoding glycosyltransferase, producing MTVLAVAVLACATVATGFQLFQVAAAWRFLRRARRGRQAGALPPVTVLKPLKGPGVELYENLASFCRQSYPSYQIVFGVADAHDPAVAVVHRLRRDFPERDIVLAVGSGRGTNRKVANLEHMMPHARHDVLVMSDSDIRVGPDYLRTMVAPLADPAVGLTTCLYRGRGNFGLPSIIESLFINTDFVPNALVAHWVQPFRYAFGASIAVTREALERIGGFAAFADYLADDYQLGRRVAEAGYRLVLLPYVVR